A portion of the Candida dubliniensis CD36 chromosome R, complete sequence genome contains these proteins:
- a CDS encoding chaperone of small nucleolar ribonucleoprotein particles (snoRNPs), putative (Similar to S. cerevisiae SRP40;~nucleolar protein involved in pre-ribosome assembly or transport, putative), whose product MSLNTQDLVLAYINDYVSRNEKLSKLKKPLSKLLAGKELPKVSKQLESIIKEVEDLEKEHNSNSSSSESESSSSDSESSSSDSESSSSDSESSSSDSESSSSDSESSSSDSESSSSDNESSSSDSESSSSDSEDSEDSEDKKVKKDNKDSSPASSSDSDSDSSSDSSSNSDSESDDKSSESSSEDEDSSSDSESEEEQKQPKDKKRKHTNDAKEEKSIKKFKNDSESTASSSTESIPATPEPELKPGQRKHFSRIDRSKVTFQSSVLQDNTYKGAAGTWGEKASEKLLQVRGKDFTKNKNKMKRGSYKGGSITLASGSYKFED is encoded by the coding sequence ATGAGCTTGAATACTCAAGATTTAGTTTTGGCTTatattaatgattatgTTTccagaaatgaaaaattgtcGAAGTTGAAGAAACCATTATCGAAATTATTAGCAGGTAAAGAATTACCAAAGGTTTCTAAACAGTTGGAATCCATTATCAAGGAAGTGGAAGATCTAGAAAAAGAACATAACTCAAACAGCTCATCGTCTGAAAGTGAAAGCTCTTCATCAGACAGTGAAAGCTCTTCATCAGACAGTGAAAGTTCTTCATCCGATAGTGAAAGTTCTTCATCGGATAGTGAAAGTTCTTCATCGGATAGTGAAAGTTCTTCATCGGATAGTGAAAGTTCTTCATCGGATAATGAAAGTTCTTCATCGGATAGTGAAAGTTCCTCATCTGACAGCGAAGACAGTGAAGACAGTGAAGacaaaaaagtgaaaaaagaCAACAAAGATTCTAGTCCTGCTTCAAGTTCCGACTCAGATTCGGATTCAAGCTCTGACTCAAGCTCAAATTCAGATAGTGAGAGTGATGACAAATCATCAGAAAGCAGCTCTGAAGATGAAGACTCATCTAGTGATTCAGAATCcgaagaagaacaaaaacaaccaaaagacaagaaaagaaaacataCAAACGACGCCaaggaagaaaaatcaattaaaaagtTTAAAAACGATTCAGAATCAACAGCATCATCCTCTACTGAATCAATTCCTGCAACTCCAGAACCAGAGTTAAAACCTGGCCAAAGAAAACATTTTTCTAGAATAGATAGAAGCAAAGTTACATTTCAAAGTTCAGTATTACAAGATAATACCTACAAGGGAGCAGCAGGAACTTGGGGAGAAAAGGCtagtgaaaaattattacaagTTAGAGGTAAAGATTTTACcaagaataaaaataaaatgaagAGAGGCAGCTATAAAGGTGGCAGTATCACTTTAGCTAGTGGGTCATATAAATTCGAAGACTAG
- a CDS encoding mitochondrial carnitine/acylcarnitine carrier protein, putative (Similar to Homo sapiens SLC25A29), producing MSSDIEQTNNPPMRGIPAITGPIDYTKAFHVFPKELQPFRGSILAYGASLFSTLVGFPLDTVKTRMQTHKNFASYFDCVKKTYAKEGVRGFFRGIWAPIISTSLSKSLSVSLFTTVKPYTYTLLYETPWTKNIENSHPFLRNIPVCFLSGLIAGGGVSLFACPFEFTKVYAQLEKLVASKSLKELSNLNNGNGNGTGGSSAAQLAQFNSIKTPSTAVIVKEILKYEGIRGLYSGYKYHLMRDSISTGFYYSIYESMKWSINNFINKDPSVSSPFSVLLAGGMSGVLSWVLIFPIDTTKSLVQKDAVTNILRRSHGLEPLPPKHRKLQKFEKRAYRGLGISVTRSFIVNMVFFGVFELGMTYLA from the coding sequence ATGTCTTCCGATATtgaacaaacaaataaccCTCCTATGCGAGGAATACCGGCAATTACTGGCCCAATAGATTATACCAAAGCATTTCATGTTTTCCCCAAAGAATTACAACCGTTCCGTGGTTCTATCTTGGCATATGGGGCATCACTATTTTCTACATTGGTGGGATTTCCTCTAGACACTGTGAAAACTCGAATGCAGACCCATAAGAACTTTGCAAGTTATTTTGATTGTGTTAAAAAGACATATGCTAAAGAAGGTGTACGTGGGTTTTTCCGAGGTATCTGGGCACCAATAATTTCAACTTCACTATCTAAATCCTTGAGTGTTTCACTATTTACTACAGTGAAAccatatacatatacattATTATATGAGACACCCTGGAccaaaaatattgaaaactcGCATCCATTCTTACGAAATATTcctgtttgttttttatcTGGTTTAATTGCCGGTGGTGGGGTCTCGTTATTTGCTTGTCCATTCGAGTTTACCAAAGTGTATGCtcaattagaaaaattagTGGCGagtaaatcattaaaagaattatcaaatttaaacaatGGAAATGGAAATGGTACTGGTGGTAGCAGTGCTGCGCAATTAGCGCAgttcaattcaataaaaacACCTTCTACTGCAGTGATTGTGAAAGAAATCTTGAAATACGAAGGAATTAGAGGATTGTACTCTGGTTATAAATATCATTTGATGAGAGATTCGATTTCAACGggattttattattctatTTATGAATCCATGAAATGGTCcataaataattttataaataaagaTCCTTCGGTTTCTTCTCCATTTTCAGTTTTATTGGCTGGTGGGATGTCTGGTGTCCTCAGTTGGGTATTGATTTTCCCAATAGATACAACTAAATCTTTGGTTCAAAAAGATGCCGTGACAAACATCTTACGACGATCTCATGGACTTGAACCTTTACCACCTAAACATAGAAAGCtacaaaaatttgaaaaaagagcTTACAGAGGATTAGGAATTTCTGTTACGAGATCTTTCATTGTAAATATGGTTTTCTTTGGTGTTTTCGAATTAGGCATGACATATTTGGCGTAA
- a CDS encoding aquaporin water channel, putative (Similar to S. cerevisiae AQY1), whose translation MVAESSSIDNTANDVEAQRPVYEPKYDDSVNVSPLKNHMIAFLGEFFGTFIFLWVAFVIAQIANQDPTIPDKGSDPMQLIMISFGFGFGVMMGVFMFFRVSGGNLNPAVTLTLVLAQAVPPIRGLFMMVAQMIAGMAAAGAASAMTPGPIAFTNGLGGGASKARGVFLEAFGTCILCLTVLMMAVEKSRATFMAPFVIGISLFLGHLICVYYTGAGLNPARSFGPCVAARSFPVYHWIYWVGPILGSVIAFAIWKIFKILNYQTCNPGQDSDA comes from the coding sequence ATGGTTGCCGAAAGTTCTAGCATTGATAATACTGCCAACGACGTTGAAGCTCAAAGACCAGTCTATGAACCAAAATATGACGATTCTGTCAATGTGTCACCATTGAAAAACCATATGATTGCCTTTTTAGGGGAATTTTTCGGTACTTTTATCTTTTTATGGGTTGCATTTGTTATTGCTCAAATTGCTAATCAAGATCCAACTATTCCTGATAAAGGTTCCGACCCAATGcaattgattatgattTCATTTGGTTTCGGGTTTGGAGTTATGATGGGTGTATTTATGTTTTTCAGAGTTTCCGGGGGTAATTTGAATCCTGCTGTTACTTTAACTTTGGTATTGGCTCAAGCTGTTCCACCAATTAGAGGTCTTTTCATGATGGTTGCTCAAATGATTGCTGGTATGGCTGCTGCTGGTGCCGCTTCTGCCATGACCCCAGGTCCAATTGCCTTCACTAATGGTTTAGGTGGTGGTGCTTCTAAAGCAAGAGGAGTATTTTTGGAAGCTTTCGGTACTTGTATCTTGTGTTTAACTGTTTTAATGATGGctgttgaaaaatcaagAGCTACTTTTATGGCTCCATTCGTCATTGgtatttctttgtttttgggACATTTAATTTGTGTTTACTACACTGGTGCTGGTTTGAACCCTGCTAGATCTTTTGGTCCATGTGTTGCTGCCAGATCTTTCCCAGTTTATCACTGGATTTATTGGGTTGGTCCAATTCTCGGTTCAGTTATTGCCTTTGCCATTTGGaaaatcttcaaaatcTTAAACTACCAAACCTGTAACCCAGGTCAAGATTCTGATGCTTAA
- a CDS encoding oligopeptide transporter, putative (Similar to S. cerevisiae OPT2;~one of a number of putative oligopeptide transporters on chromosome R; this gene not present in Candida albicans at this locus) has product MTQEPIIPVISQIKTIQSHLQTQDHEINLDIITSQQFSLGDIATSLTNDQKWFVLKRLHFDTLVSFKNLPTSAIFILEKLENLSIEEAIELLKSAILEHNNDVNIPENDLILWRKLIEWNDKIAEKNSIDSNNNTSSSNNEKDLINSKIDINSIEKGNGNNTANGNFSYHQIVDWELQIRLEAVLVAYWSPYPEVRAVTFPFDDPKIPVETFRVYLIGFIWTAIGAVINQFFAERRPAISLSMAVVQVFLYPSGILCQWILPNWEFQIWKLTINLNPGPYTYKEQMLATIFCGVTGGGTSYAAWNILMQKSSLFYNNQWVDFGYQVLLILCTNFMGIGLAGIMRKFAVYPTKAVWPSVLPNLALNKTLLTPGKKEIINGWTIPSYNFFFITFIISFIYFWIPDYLFQALSTFNWMTWIKPDNLNLAVITGSVGGLGLNPITTFDWNYLSALLQPLQVPFFNTASNLVGMFIAFFCIIGVWYSNYKWTGYLPINDNGLFTNTGQRYSVSSVVNKNSLFDNAKYQEIGPPFYTAGNLVVYGAFFALYPFHIVYEIGMNYEQMWDACTSFWRVIKNYKKSTYDGFNDPHCTMMKAYPEVPEWAYLIIVVIALVLAILCVKLYPAETPVWGIFFALGTNVVFLIPLTTIYARTGFSFGLNVLVELIVGYAIPGNGLALAFIKALGYNIDGQAQNFVNDLKQGHYAKLPPRAVYRAQILSVFIASFIQLGILNFQINGGIKDYCDPKNTQKFTCPNARTFYSASVLWGVIGPKRVFNGLYPILRWCFLIGFLIAFPCIIIKRWGPRKYVKYFEPSIIIGGFLNYAPYNLSYYIPGFYVSFVFMSYIKKNYEAWWQKYNYILSTGLNAGIAFSSIIIFFAVMYHAKDINWWGNNVMYEGMDYLMSGWLNATIDAPDGYFGPRVGHFP; this is encoded by the coding sequence ATGACACAAGAACCTATCATTCCAGTCATTTCCCAAATTAAAACCATTCAAAGTCATTTACAAACTCAAGACCATGAAATAAATCTTGATATAATAACTTCTCAACAATTTTCCCTTGGTGATATTGCTACTTCATTAACTAATGATCAAAAAtggtttgttttgaaaCGATTACATTTTGATACTTTAGtttcatttaaaaatttaccTACTCTGgcaatatttatattagaaaaattagaaaatttaTCTATTGAAGAagcaattgaattattgaaacTGGCAATTTTGGAACATAATAATGATGTTAATATTCcagaaaatgatttaatattatggcggaaattgattgaatggAATGATAAAATTGCAGAAAAAAATCTGATtgatagtaataataatactagtagtagtaataatgaaaaagatttaatcaattctaaaattgatattaattcaattgagaAAGGTAATGGTAACAATACTGCTAATGGGAATTTCTCATATCATCAAATTGTGGATTGGGAGTTGCAAATTCGTTTAGAAGCAGTATTAGTTGCTTATTGGTCACCATATCCGGAGGTCAGAGCTGTTACTTTTCCATTTGATGATCCTAAAATTCCAGTTGAAACTTTCAGAgtttatttaattggttttatttGGACAGCTATTGGAGCAgtaattaatcaattttttgctGAAAGAAGACCAGCAATATCTCTTTCCATGGCAGTTGTACAAGTTTTCCTTTATCCATCTGGAATACTTTGTCAGTGGATTTTACCTAATTGggaatttcaaatttggaaattaaCTATTAACTTAAATCCCGGTCCTTACACATATAAGGAACAAATGTTGGCTACGATATTTTGCGGTGTTACTGGAGGTGGAACATCTTATGCTGCTTGGAATATTCTTATGCAAAAATCATCActtttttataataatcaatggGTTGATTTTGGTTATCAAGTATTATTAATCTTGTGTACTAATTTCATGGGCATTGGATTAGCTGGAATCATGAGGAAATTTGCCGTATACCCCACCAAGGCTGTTTGGCCATCAGTTTTACCTAATTTAGCTTTGAATAAAACTTTATTAACTCCAggtaaaaaagaaataattaatgGTTGGACTATTCCCAGttataatttcttctttattacatttattatatcatttatatatttttggaTTCCCGATTACTTATTTCAGGCATTGTCAACTTTCAATTGGATGACTTGGATAAAACCTGATAACCTAAATCTTGCTGTAATTACTGGATCAGTTGGTGGATTAGGTTTAAATCCAATAACTACTTTTGATTGGAATTATTTGAGTGCATTACTTCAACCACTTCAGGTGccatttttcaatactGCCTCTAATTTAGTTGGAATGTTTATTGCgtttttttgtattattgGTGTTTGGTATTCTAATTATAAATGGACCGGGTATTTACCAATCAATGATAATGGACTTTTCACTAACACAGGACAACGATATTCTGTTAGTCTGGTTGTTAACAAAAATAGTTTATTCGATAATGCAAAATACCAGGAAATTGGCCCACCATTTTATACTGCCGGTAATTTAGTTGTTTATGGGGCATTTTTCGCTCTTTATCCATTTCATATAGTTTATGAAATTGGTATGAATTATGAACAAATGTGGGATGCCTGTACATCATTCTGGAGagtaattaaaaattataaaaaatcTACCTATGATGGATTCAATGATCCCCACTGTACAATGATGAAAGCATACCCAGAAGTCCCTGAATGGGCATATTTGatcattgttgttattgccTTGGTATTGGCGATTTTATGTGTTAAATTATATCCTGCTGAAACTCCAGTATGGGGAATCTTTTTCGCATTAGGGACTAATGTTGTATTCTTGATTCCATTGACTACTATCTATGCCAGAACAGGATTTTCCTTTGGATTGAATGTGTTAgttgaattgattgttggCTATGCTATCCCTGGTAATGGGCTAGCCTTAGCATTTATAAAAGCATTGGGTTACAACATTGATGGCCAGGCACAAAATTttgttaatgatttgaaacaagGTCATTATGCTAAACTCCCACCAAGAGCTGTTTATCGAGCACAAATATTATCAGTATTTATTGCCtcatttattcaattgggtattttaaatttccaaattaaTGGAGGTATCAAAGATTATTGTGATCCTAAAAACACTCAGAAATTCACTTGTCCCAATGCAAGAACTTTTTATTCAGCTTCAGTGTTATGGGGGGTTATTGGCCCAAAAAGAGTTTTCAATGGGTTATATCCAATTTTAAGATGGTGTTTCTTAATTGGATTTCTAATTGCATTCCCatgtattattatcaaacgATGGGGTCCAAGAAAATATgtcaaatattttgaacCTTCTATTATTATAGGTGGCTTTTTAAATTATGCACcatataatttatcatattATATTCCTGGATTTTATGTGTCGTTTGTGTTTATGTCATATATTAAGAAAAACTATGAAGCATGGTGGCAGAAGTATAATTATATCCTTTCCACCGGATTGAATGCTGGTATTGccttttcatcaattattattttctttgcAGTAATGTATCATGCCAAAGACATCAATTGGTGGGGTAATAATGTTATGTATGAAGGTATGGATTATTTAATGAGCGGTTGGTTAAATGCTACTATTGATGCCCCAGATGGATATTTTGGACCAAGAGTTGGTCATTTCCCATGA
- a CDS encoding autophagy-related protein, putative (Similar to S. cerevisiae ATG13), with the protein MLSDFKQQQQKHHSQHPSHNHEDSQTKLQIAKLTQVIQKFFTKAAQIILESRAYPETSTPSLYPTKEESSKINKWFNLYMTNIPDSCRDDLKLWKAAGLTTIPPMIIETYLDLRNLPANQTLVLIDDEKHPWTVAKSRGKKQEVVLERWLIEFEPNTTDATVMVDELPLSYKQAIILFRSIYGFTRLMPAFKVKRNLQNKLPLGNKILDGNQPISSKGRIGLSKPIINTRANESHMTQKYFQPVHTSLGTLKISVAYRIDSEFCLHENEELLSTHFHKHDEEEETKKKVSSSVSPLSSGTSLKETSTSPRKSQPPIRIQPFKVGSMSTSPPVQSPALSQPGTATIQNQPSMPSSSLERRVSITSNKSTSNASLAAFLRNARSSTPSTNTIPIMNANPISGTSVPRSFSSSTGHEDSIFVNPDSASNTPRFASSFGSRASRRYSSTSIRQQTPQSDLMGHTNSVDAALSGIDVDDDDISDFVRMIDSKSDLRLGGGGGGSGGHSSVHNIGANESSYHGDALNKFQSMRSQYQQLSDSVSASLILQSRHSSRKSSLNSPAGSFDSRHHQQQQNQQQLQSQHTNIIASIHSYSHSRIKDARPKSEDHQQTKFSSARRSSNISPTTAVPSSTGTPSSINSRLPQVSTIISSSDVSSTGGNRTKSAATTAIVSGMATTPSIYDYRSPRYQNVFDDEEEDDNEEEEGHHEGHQSREGRDSTESSQNQSKRIMKHTKKDEEDSEDDEDLLFTMSDMNSRNF; encoded by the coding sequence ATGTTGTCAGatttcaaacaacaacaacaaaagcaTCATTCGCAACACCCATCACATAACCATGAAGATTCTCAGACTAAATTACAAATTGCCAAATTGACTCAAGTGATTCAGAAATTTTTCACCAAGGCAGCACAAATCATTCTAGAATCAAGAGCGTATCCTGAAACTTCAACACCTTCATTGTATCCAACGAAGGAAGAATCaagtaaaataaataaatggtTTAATCTTTACATGACCAATATACCTGATCTGTGCCGAGATGATTTAAAGCTATGGAAAGCAGCTGGTCTAACCACTATTCCACCAATGATCATAGAAACCTACCTTGACTTGAGAAACTTGCCAGCCAATCAAACTTTGGTTTTAATAGACGATGAAAAACATCCTTGGACGGTGGCAAAATCACGTGGCAAAAAGCAAGAAGTTGTTTTAGAGAGATggttaattgaatttgagcCAAATACTACAGACGCCACCGTGATGGTTGATGAGCTACCTTTGAGCTACAAACAagcaataatattatttagaAGCATATACGGGTTTACGAGATTGATGCCAGCATTTAAAGTGAAAAGGAATTTACAAAACAAGTTGCCCTTGggaaataaaatattagaTGGTAACCAACCAATTAGTTCTAAAGGTAGAATTGGTTTATCCAAACCTATCATCAACACTAGAGCTAATGAGTCTCATATGAcacaaaaatattttcaacCAGTCCACACGAGTCTCGGAACATTAAAAATATCGGTAGCTTATAGAATAGATTCCGAGTTTTGTTTACATGAAAATGAAGAGTTGCTACTGACTCATTTCCATAAAcatgatgaagaagaagaaaccaaaaaaaaagtatcaTCCTCGGTTTCTCCTCTTTCTTCTGGTACGAGCTTAAAGGAAACATCAACTTCACCAAGGAAATCACAACCTCCCATCCGTATACAGCCATTCAAAGTTGGTTCGATGAGCACATCGCCACCAGTACAATCGCCAGCTTTGTCACAGCCAGGAACGGCAACAATTCAGAATCAACCAAGTATGCCATCGTCTTCATTGGAAAGAAGAGTATCGATTACTAGCAATAAGTCAACATCAAATGCATCATTGGCGGCATTTTTGCGTAATGCAAGAAGTAGTACTCCGTCTACAAACACCATTCCCATAATGAACGCAAATCCCATTTCTGGTACGTCAGTGCCACGGTCTTTTAGTTCATCTACAGGTCATGAGGATTCCATTTTTGTTAATCCAGACAGTGCCAGTAATACTCCTCGATTTGCGTCGTCTTTTGGTTCACGTGCTAGCAGAAGGTATAGCAGTACTAGTATTAGACAGCAAACACCACAATCTGATTTAATGGGTCATACAAATAGTGTTGATGCGGCGTTGAGTGGAATAGATGTAGATGATGACGACATAAGTGATTTTGTCCGTATGATTGATAGTAAATCAGATTTGCGAttaggtggtggtggtggtgggaGTGGTGGACACAGCAGCGTACACAATATTGGTGCAAATGAATCATCATACCATGGAGATGCattgaataaatttcaatcaatgCGCAGTCAGTATCAACAGTTGAGTGACAGTGTCAGTGCTAGTTTGATTTTACAATCACGTCATTCCAGTAGGAAAAGTTCATTAAATTCACCAGCCGGATCATTTGATCTGCGccatcaccaacaacagcagAATCAACAACAGCTTCAATCGCAACACACTAATATAATAGCATCTATTCATTCTTATTCTCATTCTCGGATAAAGGATGCAAGACCCAAAAGTGAAGACCATCAACAAACCAAATTTTCCTCAGCAAGAAGAAGTTCAAATATTTCACCAACTACAGCAGTACCTAGCTCAACTGGGACGCCATCACTGATAAATTCAAGACTTCCCCAAGTAAGTACAATAATATCGTCTAGTGATGTAAGCAGCACTGGAGGAAATCGTACAAAAAGTGCTGCCACAACAGCTATTGTTAGTGGTATGGCTACCACTCCTTCTATATATGATTATCGATCACCTCGTTACCAGAATgtttttgatgatgaagaagaagatgataacgaagaagaagaaggtcATCACGAAGGTCATCAATCACGCGAGGGCCGTGATAGTACGGAAAGTAgtcaaaatcaatcaaaacGAATAATGAAACACACCAAAAAGGATGAAGAGGATAGTGAAGATGACgaagatttattatttactaTGAGTGATATGAACTCAAGgaatttttga
- a CDS encoding DNA repair helicase, putative (Similar to S. cerevisiae RAD25) — protein MSSRNRERVNYADLEDENFSDEDVYVSNKTGAKDNDDDEYNSPSQKSRKQTGSSTNNSKKRKAQESVDSLKQNLDETNYSDNELIELTPDIPADYIPDAVSKNFGKGDFSYLKLKPDHFSRPIWISPNDGRIILESFSPLAEQAQDFLITIAEPISRPSHIHEYRITAYSLYAAVSVGLETDDIISVLNRLSKVPVAESILNFIKAATVSYGKVKLVLKHNRYFVESTQADILQMLLKDPVIGPLRIQSSDNTVTSNGLITSASAPADIVIPGTKKNDSTKEDPSGNGAEDIFASVVGSRDDDDDMDTIHSFEIAHDSVEIVKRRCQDIEYPVLEEYDFRHDARNPDLEIDLKPSTQIRPYQEKSLSKMFGNGRARSGIIVLPCGAGKTLVGITAACTIRKSVIVLCTSSVSVMQWRQQFLQWCTIQPENVAVFTSENKEMFASESGLVVSTYSMVANTRNRSHDSQKVMDFLRSREWGFIILDEVHVVPAQMFRRVVTTIAAHAKLGLTATLVREDDKIDDLNFLIGPKLYEANWMDLAQKGHIANVQCAEVWCPMTAEFYQEYLRESARKRMLLYIMNPTKFQACQFLIHYHEKRGDKIIVFSDNVYALQEYALRLGKPFIYGSTPQQERMKILQNFQHNDQINTIFLSKVGDTSIDLPEATCLIQISSHYGSRRQEAQRLGRILRAKRRNDEGFNAFFYSLVSKDTQEMYYSTKRQAFLVDQGYAFKVITHLSGMEQLPDLAYSSARERRELLQQVLLKNEDAAGLEIGDDADTNFISKEKRMRLEQERNGGGATYTSGSLAGLAGGEDMAYIEYGKNKNKELRESHHPLIQKMYYKQSKAKK, from the coding sequence ATGTCAAGCCGAAACAGAGAAAGGGTAAACTATGCAGATCTTGAAGATGAAAACTTTTCAGACGAAGATGTATACGTGAGTAACAAGACAGGTGCCAAGGAtaacgatgatgatgaatataATTCGCCATCACAGAAATCAAGAAAACAAACAGGATCTTCTACCAACAATTCCAAAAAACGTAAAGCTCAAGAATCAGTGGATtcattaaaacaaaatttagATGAAACAAATTACTCCGATAACGAACTAATCGAACTAACCCCTGATATACCAGCAGATTATATTCCTGATGCAGTTTCAAAGAATTTTGGCAAAGGTGATTTTTCGTATTTGAAACTAAAACCAGATCATTTTTCCAGACCAATATGGATATCACCGAATGATGGAAGAATAATATTAGAATCGTTTTCGCCCTTGGCCGAACAAGCACAAGATTTTTTGATCACTATTGCTGAACCAATATCAAGACCTAGTCATATACATGAATATCGAATAACAGCATATTCTTTGTATGCTGCTGTTTCTGTGGGGTTGGAAACCGATGACATAATTCTGGTCTTGAACCGATTGTCGAAAGTCCCCGTTGCTGAATCCATTctcaattttattaaagCAGCAACAGTATCCTACGGTAAGGTGAAATTGGTTTTAAAACATAATAGATACTTTGTTGAAAGTACACAAGCCGATATCTTACAGATGTTACTAAAAGATCCAGTTATCGGACCATTACGGATACAGTCTTCGGATAATACCGTGACTAGTAATGGATTGATTACTTCAGCATCAGCACCTGCTGATATAGTTATACCAGGGACTAAGAAAAACGATTCCACAAAGGAAGACCCATCAGGTAATGGAGCAGAAGATATATTTGCCTCAGTTGTCGGCAGTagagatgatgatgatgacatGGATACTATACATTCGTTTGAAATAGCACATGATTCTGTGGAAATAGTAAAACGTAGATGCCAAGATATCGAGTATCCAGTTTTAGAGGAGTACGATTTCCGTCACGATGCAAGAAACCCAGATTTGGAAATTGACTTGAAACCATCAACTCAAATTAGACCATATCAAGAAAAGTCGTTGTCAAAGATGTTTGGTAATGGTCGTGCTAGATCAGGGATCATCGTGTTGCCCTGTGGGGCTGGGAAGACTTTGGTCGGGATCACTGCTGCCTGTACCATTAGGAAATCTGTTATTGTCTTGTGTACGTCTTCGGTGTCGGTCATGCAATGGAGACAACAGTTTTTGCAATGGTGTACTATTCAACCAGAGAATGTGGCTGTTTTCACTTCTGAGAATAAGGAAATGTTTGCTAGTGAATCTGGGTTGGTGGTGTCGACATATTCTATGGTGGCAAACACCCGTAATAGATCACATGATTCACAGAAAGTTATGGATTTTTTGCGTTCGAGAGAATGGGGGTTCATTATCTTAGATGAGGTGCACGTTGTGCCAGCTCAGATGTTTAGAAGAGTGGTTACAACAATTGCTGCACATGCCAAGTTGGGGTTGACAGCCACTTTGGTGCGTGAAGATGATAAAATCGATGATTTGAACTTTTTGATTGGTCCAAAGTTATATGAAGCCAATTGGATGGATTTGGCCCAAAAGGGTCATATTGCCAATGTTCAATGTGCTGAAGTCTGGTGTCCCATGACGGCAGAATTTTACCAGGAGTACCTTCGAGAAAGCGCTAGAAAGCGTATGCTTTTGTACATTATGAACCCAACTAAATTTCAAGCCTGtcaatttttaattcattatcacGAAAAAAGAGGGGACAAGATCATTGTGTTTAGTGATAATGTTTATGCTTTACAAGAGTATGCATTGAGATTGGGTAAACCGTTTATTTATGGGTCTACACCGCAACAagaaagaatgaaaattttacaaaatttCCAGCATaatgatcaaatcaatactaTATTCCTTTCTAAAGTTGGTGATACCTCTATTGATTTGCCCGAAGCAACGTGTTTAATTCAGATTTCTTCACATTATGGGTCCAGAAGACAAGAGGCGCAAAGATTAGGTCGAATTTTAAGAGCTAAAAGACGTAATGATGAAGGTTTCAATGCATTTTTCTACTCATTGGTTTCAAAAGACACCCAAGAAATGTATTATTCAACTAAAAGACAGGCTTTTTTGGTAGATCAAGGCTACGCCTTTAAAGTTATTACACATTTGAGTGGTATGGAACAATTGCCTGATTTGGCTTACTCTTCTGCTCGTGAAAGAAGAGAGTTACTACAACAAGTATTGTTGAAGAATGAGGATGCAGCAGGATTGGAGATTGGGGATGATGCTGATActaatttcatttctaaAGAAAAGAGAATGCGTTTAGAACAAGAACGAAACGGTGGAGGCGCAACTTATACGTCTGGTTCGTTAGCTGGGTTGGCTGGTGGTGAAGATATGGCTTATATTGAGTATGgtaagaataagaataaagaGTTAAGAGAATCACATCATCCattgattcaaaaaatgTACTACAAACAAAGCAAAGCCAAAAAATGA